One genomic window of Pagrus major chromosome 22, Pma_NU_1.0 includes the following:
- the LOC141017780 gene encoding uncharacterized protein gives MYPSYGNFGGPQSQNFGGPGPRKQPGGGPAGQSAGFGGFEPPSTGSMFSSLQEQHRQQMQQLQMLHQKQLQSVLHHGSNANSYGAGHSGGYSGGTSWHPEGAGHSDSGFGAQSYSQQDDTPVQQTRDPAAPQQGHAQPPPPPPQPNEPQPGPPPPEPPSVKLPENNLAPKEDKKHTSTTDDKSLPLQDKQQLWYKQHLQNLQKLKNERSKQNQKDGNAPVPPPPEQAVPPPPPSESTKGLPPPPPPKEEPPAPPPPPQEPEVPQDPDEAARLNQLQAAAAQWQQVQQQRASVQYQALMTQHEKLQHVLEQYQQLLQQPANIQSMTTEMQLRHYEMQQQQFTPLFRDWNHSFVLWHEQFQTYHHKDQLQDYANQWKQWQEQMNATSAHLQERVATLTAMVPFASSQYSSGMVGQYGQYPEQNMQMQQQSVTPGMQHSPGAVGPGSQGPRPTGFVPNSELPTGPPVRGGGPAGIVRPPGPATIQPPGFNSIRGPRPTGPSGNNPRFDQPQQGFDGPPRFGQPQQGFDGPPKFDQPQQRFDCPPRFDQPPPRFDGPPRFNPPQQRFDGPPRFDQPPPRFDAPPQFDQPRHRFDGPPRFDHPRQRFDGPPRFDKPRFGQQPRFEQTPRHPAAPPRFERPPVPPQIQQQAPQPKAEQATKPTASMDAKTPGKSAVQPQSEKEKSESAPDKKNKSDDLTDDNLLGTDGFFVQDDPIPQTLPTNTKTDETDGNNASSNSEKPKPVNSKPSVTSPTTVGSMNTAAQNQVKPDGPLTGKTLVPKPAGVQHDPQASGQMQSRPDPPRPPLGRGRGQPPVPVQAHGRGRGQMGSGEFRGPNTVPLGGTMEEDGSYDYMPPEGDLGMPEEEEEYYWQDPYEEYGGGESEVPPEEMWMPEEQYFLTEEEYYEEPIAGPPMGRGGPSMIRGRGGPPMGRGGPPMGRGGPPMGRGGMPMGRGGPPMGRGGPPMGRGGPPMGRGGPPMGRGGPPMSRGGLPMGRGGPPMGRGGPPMGRGGPPMGRGGLPMGRGGPPMGRGGPPPMGRGGPLPMGRGGPLPMGRGGPPTMGRGEPMDRHWEDPESVEFSEEGDSYWEERRPPMRGMRPLFSPGRGRHPRGHPGFMHLGRGRPPHPALGPMDHEALGYEMDTDDTEMDPGGHPMYHGHDPHSHSMHPDVGRGRRHMPPPPHEMMDPTEEEPLYDEEMERESGWQTPHGRGPPLPPHELIDSGGMRRRPMGRGMARGMWRPGQTHEKYEEGYKEGIVEDYGHGEAGYRWRPPQDYPPDDYRHEAKHYESEWDRERPPTERDYPPRMPPSEPHRDGHWPEERERGPPYPFDERDRGRGELRIREYGDETPYRQEEPPYPPPPSERDRPSRLHPPPERGYPSDYEERRARYEDHREEHPLDKPLPSVAPVTNLPENSAEGMSGANVLALSQHQHEIILKAAQELKLIRELKEGKTPGTEPQPPTDVLPELPAGLLGLEIPPDVRNVLKGMTAAKPVSNESVSWDTKLTTRDYQQPLSSAPTPTVIPKTVDYGHGHEPGATVERMSYGERIVLRPDPVPSDRGYEKEHLGPRDPYSRDPYYDRRSDPYMDRREYSRERELYREKLPPEYERERFERQRYPPRERDERSPQAPPLRSGYRERDRDLREKDQSGSRDRDEHYGRPGYNRPPYERTGLDRSGSERYSHSSSPYADRRSYPEDRGPPSAPPLPPPPQPPPRVEKKPEIKNIDDLLKPPGRSSRPERIVIIMRGLPGSGKSHVAKLIRDKEVDCGGTPPRVLVLDDYFMTEVEKVEKDPDTGRRVKTKVLEYEYEPEMEDTYRSSMLKTFKKTLDDGFFPFIILDTINDRVKHFDQFWSAAKTKGFEVYLAEITADTQTCAKRNVHGRTPKDITKMSNNWESSPRHMVRLDVRSLLQDAAIEEVEMEDFNPDDEPKEPKAEEEEEGDRGYIPKSKWEMDTSEAKLDKLDGLRGSGKRKHGEMAGLDDYLQLPDDYATRTSEPGKKRVRWADLEEQKEADRKRAIGFVVGQTDWERITDESGQLAQRALNRTKYF, from the exons ATGTACCCCTCCTATGGAAATTTTGGTGGACCCCAGTCACAAAACTTTGGAGGTCCTGGACCCCGTAAGCAGCCTGGTGGCGGGCCCGCCGGTCAGTCAGCGGGGTTCGGCGGCTTCGAGCCTCCATCCACCGGCTCGATGTTCTCCAGCCTGCAGGAGCAGCACCGCCAGCAGATGCAGCAGCTCCAGATGCTGCACCAGAAACAGCTCCAGTCTGTGTTACACCACGGCAGCAATGCTAATTCGTACGGTGCTGGACACTCAGGTGGTTACTCAGGTGGGACTTCGTGGCATCCAGAAGGAGCAGGACATTCAGACAGCGGGTTTGGGGCTCAGTCGTACAGTCAACAAGACGACACTCCTGTTCAGCAGACCAGAGACCCCGCTGCCCCTCAGCAGGGTCACGCACAGCCTCCTCCGCCTCCACCACAACCCAACGAGCCCCAGCCGGGTCCTCCCCCTCCAGAGCCCCCGTCAGTAAAGCTACCGGAGAACAACTTGGCACCCAAAGAAGACAAGAAACATACATCCACCACAGACGACAAATCCTTACCTTTGCAG GACAAACAGCAACTTTGGTACAAACAACATCTTCAAAATCTCCAGAAGTTGAAAAATGAGCGCTCCAAACAGAATCAGAAAGACGGTAATGCTCCAGTGCCACCACCCCCAGAACAagcagttcctcctcctcctccatcagaaTCAACAAAAGGCTtacctcctccaccccctccaaaAGAGGAGCCCCcagcaccacctccacctcctcaagAG CCTGAGGTCCCACAGGACCCAGATGAGGCTGCCCGCCTCAACCAGCTACAGGCTGCAGCAGCGCAGTGGCAacaggtgcagcagcagagagccaGCGTACAATACCAGGCTCTGATGACACAGCACGAAAAGCTTCAGCATGTCCTGGAACAATACCAACAGCTGCTTCAGCAACCTGCAAACATACAG TCAATGACCACAGAAATGCAGCTGAGGCACTATGaaatgcaacaacaacagtTCACACCCTTATTCCGAGACTGGAATCACTCCTTCGTCCTGTGGCATGAGCAGTTTCAAACCTATCACCACAAAGACCAACTGCAGGACTATGCAAATCAATGGAAGCAGTGGCAGGAGCAGATGAATGCCACCAGTGCTCACCTTCAAGAAAGAGTGGCCACTCTCACCGCCATGGTGCCATTCGCCTCAAGCCAGTATAGCAGTGGGATGGTGGGACAGTATGGCCAGTATCctgaacaaaacatgcaaatgcaGCAGCAGTCAGTAACACCGGGTATGCAGCATTCTCCTGGTGCTGTTGGTCCTGGATCCCAAGGTCCAAGGCCCACTGGCTTTGTGCCAAATTCAGAATTACCTACTGGACCCCCTGTGAGAGGAGGTGGCCCTGCGGGAATTGTCCGACCCCCAGGACCCGCTACCATTCAGCCACCAGGCTTCAACAGCATTAGAGGTCCACG TCCTACTGGTCCGAGTGGAAACAACCCTAGATTTGACCAGCCACAGCAAGGTTTTGATGGTCCTCCAAGATTTGGCCAGCCACAGCAAGGTTTTGATGGTCCTCCAAAATTTGACCAGCCGCAGCAGCGCTTTGATTGTCCCCCAAGGTTTGACCAACCACCGCCACGCTTTGATGGTCCACCGAGGTTCAACCCACCACAGCAGCGCTTTGATGGTCCCCCAAGGTTCGACCAACCACCACCGCGCTTTGATGCCCCCCCTCAATTTGACCAACCAAGGCACCGCTTTGATGGTCCTCCCAGATTTGACCATCCACGGCAACGTTTTGATGGTCCCCCCAGATTTGATAAACCTCGATTTGGGCAGCAGCCTAGATTTGAACAGACCCCAAGGCACCCTGCCGCACCTCCACGATTTGAACGCCCACCTGTGCCACCGCAAATACAACAGCAAGCTCCCCAACCAAAAGCAGAACAAGCTACAAAACCAACTGCCAGTATGGATGCTAAGACACCTGGAAAATCAGCGGTGCAGCCACagtctgaaaaagaaaaaagtgagtCTGCACCAGATAAGAAGAATAAATCTGACGACTTGACAGATGACAACTTGCTCGGAACTGATGGCTTTTTTGTCCAAGATGACCCCATTCCACAGACATtaccaacaaacacaaagactgaCGAAACTGATGGCAATAATGCTTCTAGCAATAGTGAAAAACCCAAACCTGTAAACAGTAAGCCTTCTGTAACTTCTCCCACTACTGTGGGATCCATGAATACTGCTGCACAAAATCAAGTCAAACCAGATGGACCCCTGACAGGCAAGACACTTGTTCCAAAGCCCGCTGGAGTCCAACATgatccacaagcttctggccAAATGCAGTCAAGACCAGATCCTCCAAGGCCTCCTCTTGGTAGGGGAAGAGGCCAGCCCCCAGTACCTGTTCAAGCGCACGGGAGAGGACGTGGGCAGATGGGCTCTGGCGAGTTCAGGGGACCAAACACTGTACCGCTTGGTGGGACGATGGAAGAAGATGGCTCTTATGACTACATGCCACCTGAAGGTGACTTGGGAATgccagaagaagaggaagaatatTACTGGCAAGATCCATACGAGGAGTATGGTGGTGGGGAATCTGAGGTGCCCCCTGAAGAAATGTGGATGCCAGAGGAACAGTACTTCCTAACAGAGGAAGAATATTATGAAGAGCCAATAGCTGGACCCCCGATGGGAAGAGGGGGGCCCTCAATGATAAGAGGTAGAGGAGGCCCACCTATGGGCAGAGGAGGTCCTCCTATGGGAAGAGGAGGTCCTCCTATGGGAAGAGGGGGTATGCCTATGGGTAGAGGAGGTCCCCCTATGGGTAGAGGAGGTCCCCCTATGGGTAGAGGAGGTCCCCCTATGGGTAGAGGAGGACCGCCTATGGGTAGAGGAGGTCCACCTATGAGTAGAGGTGGTCTGCCTATGGGTAGAGGAGGACCACCTATGGGTAGAGGAGGTCCCCCTATGGGTAGAGGAGGACCTCCTATGGGTAGAGGAGGACTGCCTATGGGTAGAGGAGGACCGCCTATGGGTAGGGGAGGACCACCCCCCATGGGTAGAGGAGGACCACTCCCCATGGGTAGAGGAGGACCACTCCCCATGGGTAGAGGAGGACCACCAACCATGGGTAGAGGAGAGCCAATGGACAGGCACTGGGAAGACCCTGAGTCAGTGGAGTTCTCAGAGGAAGGGGACTCTTATTGGGAAGAAAGGAGACCTCCAATGAGAGGCATGAGACCGCTGTTTTCACCTGGCCGGGGTCGGCATCCACGAGGTCATCCCGGTTTCATGCACCTAGGACGAGGACGCCCTCCTCACCCAGCACTTGGCCCAATGGATCACGAGGCATTAGGCTATGAAATGGACACTGATGATACTGAAATGGATCCAGGAGGTCACCCCATGTACCATGGACATGACCCTCATAGCCATTCGATGCATCCTGATGTTGGGAGAGGCAGGCGTCATATGCCACCACCACCTCATGAAATGATGGATCCTACAGAGGAGGAGCCATTGTATGATgaagaaatggagagagaatCGGGGTGGCAAACACCACATGGCAGAGGTCCTCCACTGCCTCCACATGAGCTAATTGACTCAGGAGGAATGAGGAGGAGACCTATGGGTCGAGGAATGGCCAGAGGCATGTGGCGGCCAGGTCAAACGCATGAGAAATATGAAGAGGGATATAAAGAGGGTATCGTTGAGGATTATGGTCATGGGGAAGCTGGGTATCGCTGGCGGCCACCACAGGACTACCCCCCTGATGACTATCGACATGAGGCTAAGCACTATGAGTCTGAATGGGATAGAGAGCGTCCTCCTACTGAGAGAGACTATCCACCCCGCATGCCACCATCAGAACCCCACAGAGATGGCCATTGgccagaggaaagagaaagaggtcCCCCATATCCATTTGATGAGCGTGACAGGGGAAGAGGAGAACTTAGAATCCGTGAATACGGAGATGAGACCCCGTACCGACAGGAAGAGCCACCATACCCACCACCACCTTCAGAAAGGGATAGGCCTTCAAGACTTCATCCACCACCAGAGAGAGGGTACCCTTCTGACTATGAGGAACGCAGAGCTCGCTATGAAGATCACAGGGAAGAACATCCTCTTGATAAACCTTTACCTTCTGTTGCGCCTGTCACAAACTTGCCAGAAAACTCAGCTGAAGGAATGAGCGGAGCAAATGTACTTGCTCTCTCCCAACATCAACATGAGATCATCTTGAAAGCTGCTCAAGAACTGAAACTTATAAG GGAATTGAAGGAGGGTAAAACACCCGGTACTGAACCTCAACCACCAACTGATGTCCTGCCTGAGCTCCCAGCTGGTCTTCTTGGTTTGGAGATCCCACCAGATGTCAGGAATGTCCTGAAG GGCATGACAGCTGCAAAGCCTGTTTCAAATGAGTCTGTGTCTTGGGATACCAAGCTTACTACCAGAGACTACCAGCAGCCTCTCTCTTCTGCACCCACACCTACGGTGATTCCAAAGACTGTGGATTATGGACATGGGCATG AGCCTGGAGCCACAGTTGAGCGGATGTCTTACGGTGAGAGAATTGTGTTGAGGCCTGACCCAGTGCCTTCAGACAGGGGATATGAAAAAG AACATCTTGGTCCCAGAGATCCCTACAGCAGAGACCCATATTATGACAGACGATCAGACCCTTATATGGACCGCCGGGAGTACAGTAGAGAGAGGGAATTATACAGAGAGAAGCTTCCACCTGAATATGAAAGAGAAAGATTTGAGAGACAGCGCTATCCcccaagagagagagatgaaag ATCTCCACAGGCACCTCCTTTACGCTCAGGATACAGGGAGAGAGATCGGGATCTTCGAGAGAAGGACCAAAGTGGCAGCCGTGATCGAGATGAACATTATGGAAGACCTGGCTACAATAGACCGCCATATGAGCGCACTGGACTCGACCGCAGTGGGTCTGAGCGTTACAGCCATAGCTCCTCACCTTACG CGGACAGAAGAAGTTATCCAGAGGACCGAGGACCTCCCTCTGCACCACCCcttccacctccacctcagCCACCTCCAAGAGTCGAGAAGAAGCCAGAAATCAAGAATATTGACGATCTTCTCAAACCACCTGGCAGATCGTCTCGGCCTGAAAGG ATTGTCATCATAATGAGAGGGCTTCCTGGAAGCGGAAAAAGCCATGTCGCAAAGCTCATACGG GATAAGGAAGTTGATTGTGGCGGTACACCTCCAAGAGTTCTTGTTTTGGATGACTACTTCATGACAGAGGTTGAGAAAGTCGAGAAAGACCCAGACACAGGGAGAAGGGTCAAAACGAAG GTTCTTGAGTACGAGTATGAGCCAGAGATGGAGGATACCTACCGGAGCAGCATGcttaaaacatttaagaaaactCTGGACGACGGCTTTTTCCCCTTCATCATTTTAGACACTATTAATGACCGGGTGAAACATTTTGACCAGTTCTGGAGTGCAGCCAAAACGAAAGGCTTTGAG GTGTACCTGGCTGAAATCACTGCAGACACTCAGACTTGTGCAAAGAGAAATGTCCATGGGCGAACGCCTAAGGATATAACAAAG ATGTCCAACAACTGGGAGTCTTCGCCGCGTCATATGGTGCGCTTAGATGTCCGGTCCCTGCTTCAGGATGCTGCTATAGAAGAG GTTGAAATGGAAGACTTCAATCCCGACGATGAGCCCAAGGAACctaaagcagaggaggaagaagagggtgaTCGG